The DNA window CAGGCGGCGAACAAGGCCGACGTGGTGGTGGCGGTGGTGGGCGAATCGCAGGGCATGGCGCATGAGGCCTCCAGCCGCGCCGACATTACGATTCCGCAGAGCCAGCGCGATCTGATCGCCGCGTTGAAAGCCACCGGCAAGCCGCTGGTGCTGGTGCTGATGAACGGCCGGCCGCTGGCGCTGAGTTGGGAGAGCGAGCAGGCGGACGCCATGCTGGAAACCTGGTACAGCGGTACCGAAGGCGGCAACGCGGTGGCTGATGTGCTGTTCGGCGACTACAACCCGTCGGGCAAGCTGCCGATGACCTTCCCGCGCTCGGTCGGCCAGATCCCGATGTACTACAACCACCTGAACACCGGCCGGCCGTTCGGCAAGGAGAACCCCGGTAAGTACACCTCGCGCTACTTCGATTCGCCTAACGGCCCGCTGTATCCGTTCGGTTACGGCCTGAGCTACACCACCTTCAGCCTGTCGGATCTGAAATTGTCCAGCCCGACGATGGCGCGCAACGGCAAACTAACTGCCAGCGTCACGCTGAAGAATACCGGCAAGTACAACGGCGCCACGGTGGTGCAGCTGTACCTGCAGGACGTGACCGCCTCGGTCAGCCGGCCGGTGAAAGAGCTGCGCAACTTCAAGAAAGTGACGCTGAAGGCCGGCCAGTCGCAACAGGTTGAGTTGCCGATTAGCGAAGAGGATCTGAAGTTCTACAACGCCAGCCTGAAGTGGGAGGCGGAGCCGGGTAAATTCAACGTGTTCGTTGGCCTGGATTCCGACAACGTGCAGGCGCAAAGCTTTACGCTGAAGTAAGTCTTCCCCCTCTTTCACTGCGGTGGGAGAGGGGTACCATCCATTCCCGCCAACGTCATCGGAGCCTGTCTCATGAAACGTTATCTGGACTGCAGCGCCAGCGATCTGGCCGATATCGGCAAAGCCGATCTGCTCTATGCCATCCGCGCCAGTGAAGGACGCATTCTGGTCAGCGAAACCATTGCGGTCACTCAGCCGCTGCTCAATAACGTCACCAACGCCGAACTGGCGGCCAGCCAGGGCGCCGACCTGCTGCTGTTGAACCTGTTCGACGTCGATCAGCCGCATATTGCGGGCCTGCCCGCCGACGTGCCGCCGCAGGAGGCGCTGCGCACGCTGCAGCGGCTGACCGGGCGGGTTATCGGGGTGAATCTGGAGGCCGTCGATCCGGCCTTCGCCACCGAACATAACGATTTCTGGCAGATGACGGCGGGCCGCGCCGCCACCGCCGAGAATGCGCGCAAGCTGTATCAGCTCGGCGCGCGCATGGTGGTGCTGACCGGCAACCCGAACAACGGCGTCAGCAATCAGGCGATCGCCGCCGCGCTGAAAGCGATCCGCGACGAAGTGGGCGACGAGATGGTGCTGGTGACCGGCAAGATGCACGGCGCCGGCATCGTGCGCGAAAGCGGCAGCCAGCTGATCGGCGAGCAGGATATCGCGCTGTACGTGGAAAACGGCGCGGACATCGTGTTGTTGCCGGCGCCGGGCACCATTCCCGGCATGTCGCAGGAGAAAGTCGCGGCGTTGATCGCTTTTGCCCAGCGGCAGGGCGCGCTGGCGATGACGGCGATCGGCACCTCGCAAGAGGGCGCCGACGTGCAGACCGTGCGGCAGATCGCGCTGATGAGCAAAATGGCCGGGGCGGATCTGCACCATATCGGCGATACCGGCTATCTGGGGCTGGCGCTGCCGGAAAACATCTTCGCCTACAGCGTGGCGATCCGCGGCGTGCGCCACACCTACAGCCGCATGGCGCGCTCGGTGAACCGCTAAGCCTGGGGTTTTTGCGCCGTTACGATGCTGTAGTAGCCGAGCGACGGTATCACCTGCGGCGTAGTGAAGCCGACGTCGCGCAGCAGGTCGCTGATTTCCCTGCCGGAGTATTGGCGGCCCTGCGTCGTCCAACTGAGCATCAGAAGATTGTAACCGGCGAGAGTTGGCGGGCCGCCGTCGTCGTCGAATAGCGCCTCGTGTATCACTATTCTCCCGCCGACGGGCAGCGCGTCGTAGCTTTTCTGCGCCAGAAAACGGTTTTTATCCGGCCTCCAGTCGTGGAAAACATTGGAATACACATGCAGATCGGCGGCGGGATAAGGATCTTGCCACATGTCGCCGCAGCAGCTGGTGATACGCGAGCTTAAACCGTATTGCCGGGCGTAGTCGTCCGCCAGTGGGCCTATTTCCTGCAGGTCGAACACGATACCCATCAGCTCGGGCCAATGAGTTACCAGGCCGATGGCGTGTGCGCCGGAAGCGCCGCCGATATCCAACGCCACGCGATGCGCTGCCAAAGGAAGCCGCGTCGGCCAAACGCAAGCGGAACCGATGCTCAGGCTGTGCATGGCGCGCGTGAATTGGCGCGCTTTTTCCGCATCGAACTCGTGCGTGGCGAAGACTTCTGGTTCGCCATAGGCCTGTGAGGTGTTTTTCCGAATGGCGCACTCCATATTTTTTAACGAGAAGGTTTCACTGTTTTCATACAGTAAATCCCAATAGTAACCAAAGTAATGAGGGCTCTTTTTTAGCAGAAAGCTTTCGGTTTCGGGGGCGAGAGTCAATTTTCCGCCGATGGGGATAATTAATTTTAAAGATTGCAACGCCGTCATCAAGGCTTCAGCCGGTCGTCTCTCCAGATGCGCTGTGAAACAAATGTCTGTTAACGTGCGGGGATATTCAGCGATAAACTCAAATATACCCAGGCGATGCGCGATAAGCACCGCCGGATAAAGATATAAATTCATCGTGATATCGAGAATGCTCTGGTTGTCGCATTGCGGCGGCAGGATGGCCTGTTGCATGTGAGCCCTCTCTCACTGTGCCATGGGGCGTTCTAACAGGCTATGCCATGCCAGTGGTTTTCGCAAAGCGCGGCGCGGAGACGAACGCTTTCGTTGAAAATAATCTCTTCATGAAATTATTTATTATTCGTATTTTTAACGATAATGCCTGACGAGAGAGAAATAGCGCAGAGCCGGGGATTATTACCCAATCATGCGTTTTTATTTTATCAGAGGTTAACTTAATCACAGTTATTAACGCGTTAGGGTTGTGTTAATCTAGGCCGTCGTTATACCGTACCGGTATTCACATTCTTTTTGTGAATAATTCAAACTTAAATACTTCATTATTAAAACGAGTTAACAATGAAAAAAACTATTCTGACCGGCGTGATTGCCGCGACCCTGGGCCTGTTCAACACCGCTAACGCCGAAGGGATGGACCCTGCCGCATTGAAAAACGTCTATGACATTACGCGTAATACCAGCGGGCTGATGTCTTACTGCGTCGATAAAGGTTTCCTGAAAGCGGACAGCATCGACAACGCCAAGAAAATGGTGGCCTACGTGGCCGCCATTCCCGGCGGTGTCGACACCCGCGATGGCGACAAGCGTGAAGCGATGGGCCGTGAAGGCAATGTGCTGAACGACGACGGCAAAGTGGTTGCGTTGGAAAAGGAAGCGCCACAGGGTCTGCAGGCGTGGTGCCAACAGGCTGACGAAGGCATTCGTCAGGGGCTGACCTCTATCGGCCAATAAGCGTTTTTCACGCATTCTTTGCGCTCTCAGGCTCCGCCGGCGTTACGGCGGAGCGCTGCTTTAGTCAACGTTCCCCCTCACTTTTCTTCCTGTACTCATGGCGTGAGGCTTGATCTCGCTGATTGTTTCGCCATGCTCATCGCTATATCATTAGCTATATAACGATAGTCAACCGGTCACTGCCATGTTTAACTCTCTCCCGCGCCTGCTGTTGGCGCTTGCGTTGTTTTCCACCGCCGCCCTGGCGGATCGCCAGGTTACCGATCAGCTCAACCGCCAGGTCACGCTGCCCAATCACATCACCCGCGCCGTGGTGCTGCAACATCAGACGCTGAACCTGCTGGTGCAGCTTGATGCGATGCCGCAGGTGGTCGGAGTGCTCAGCAGTTGGAAAAAGCAGCTGGGGCCAAACTACCTGCGGCTGGCGCCGACGTTGGCAACCTTGCCGATGCCGGGCGACCTGACTTCGGTGAATATCGAAAGCCTGCTCGGCCTGCATCCGCAGGTGGTGTTCGTGGCCAACTATGCGCCGCCGGAAATGATTGCGCAGATCGAACGGGCGGGGATTCCGGTGGTGGCGATCTCGCTGCGTCGCGAAGCGGCCGATCAGGCGGGCAAAATGAATCCACAGCTGAGCGATGAGGATCGGGCCTATACGTTGGGCCTGCAGGACGGAATTCGCCTGATTGGCGAGGTGATGGAGCGGCAGCCTCAGGCTGAAGCGCTGATCAAGGACGTCATTCAACAGCGCGCGTTGGTCGCCGAACGGCTGCGCGATCTGCCGGAAGACCAGCGGGTGCGGGTGTATATGGCCAACCCCGATCTCACCACCTACGGCGCCGGTAAATATACCGGGCTGATGATGCGGCACGCCGGTGCGCTCAATGTGGCGGCGAAAGATATTCAGGGGTTTAAGCAGGTCTCTATCGAAGATGTATTGCGCTGGGATCCGGCGGTGATCTTCGTGCAGGAGCGTTACCCGGACGTGGTGAAACAGATCCTGACGGCGCCGCAGTGGCAGCCGATCGACGCGGTGAAGAATAAGCGGGTCTACCTGATGCCGGAGTACGCCAAGGCCTGGGGATATCCGATGCCGGAGGCGATGGCGCTGGGTGAATTGTGGATGGCGAAAAAGCTTTACCCGCAGCGTTTTGCCGATATCAATCTGCAGCAACGGGTCGACGCTTATTATCAACGCTATTATCGCGCCACCTGCTGCCAGAGCGGGCAATGAGGCTGGGGTGGCTGGCGCTGCTAACGCTGTGCTGCGCGCTGTTTTCGCTTGGCGTCGGCCGCTTTCAGGTGCCGATGACGCACAGCCTGATGATCCTGCTGGAGCCGTTCACTGGGCAGCATTATGCAGGCATCGACGCCATTCAGCGCCAGGTGATCCTCGGGGTGCGCGTGCCGCGGGTGCTGTTGGCGATGGGCGCCGGCGCGGCGCTGGCCCTGTGCGGCGCGGCTTTGCAGGGCGTCTTTCGCAACCCGCTGGTCGATCCGCATATTATCGGCGTGTCGTCCGGCGCCGCCTTTGGCGGCACGCTGGCTATCCTGCTCAGCCTGCCGTTGGCGGCGCTGCTGTTGTCGGCTTTTGTTTTCGGCATGGCGGCGCTGCTGCTGATTTTCACTCTCACCAGCGCCATTGCGCGGCGCAATATTCTCTCTTTGGTACTGGCGGGGGTGATCCTCAGCGGCTTTTTCTCCGCCTGCGTCAGCCTGATGCAATATCTGGCGGATACCGAAGAAAAGCTGCCGAGCATCGTGTTCTGGCTGCTCGGCAGCTTTGCCACCGCCGATCGGCAAAAGCTGCTGATGCTGTTTGTGCCTTTGCTGTTGGCCGGCGGTTTGCTGCTGGCGCTGCGTTGGCGCATCAATCTGCTGTCGTTGGGCGATGAGGATGCCGGTGCATTGGGCATCAACGTTGAGCGTACCCGCTGGCTGATTTTGACGCTGTGCGCCGCCATTGTGGCCGCCCAAGTGGCGGTCAGCGGCAGCATCGGTTGGGTCGGTCTGGTGATACCGCACGTGGCGAGGCGGCTGGTGGGGCCGGATCACCGGCGTCTGCTGCCGGCTTCGCTTTGCCTGGGTGCCCTGTACATGCTGTTGATCGACGATTTGGCGCGCACGCTGAGCAGCGGTGAAATCCCGCTGGGCATTCTGACCGCGCTGATTGGCGCGCCGCTGTTCGCGCTGCTGCTGCGCCGCGCGCAAGTGAGAGGCTGGCATGACTGACACCTTATTGGCCGCCAGGGGGGTGAGCTTCGCCTGGCCGGGTGAGGCACCGCTGTTCCAACACCTGGACATTCAGCTGCGGCGCGGCGAAGTGCTGGCGGTATTGGGCCCCAATGGGCGCGGCAAGAGCACGCTGCTGCAGCTGTTGTTAGGCAGCCTGACGCCGCAATCCGGCGAGATTGAGCGCTACGGTGAGATTGGCTTTGTCCCGCAGCACTTTTCGCCGCCGTTTGCCTATCGGGTGCTGGATATCGTATTGATGGGGCGGGCGCGCCATGTCGGCCTGTTCCGTTCACCGTCAGCCAAAGATCATCGACTGGCGAGAGAAGCGTTGCAAACGTTGGGTTTACAAGAGCTGGCGGCGCGAGAGTTCGGCAGCCTATCTGGCGGTCAACGTCAATTAGTGATGATCGCCCGCGCGTTGGCGATGCGCTGCGAGGTGTTGATTTTGGATGAACCGACTTCGGCGCTGGATCTGCATTACCAGGATCGGGTGTTGAGCCTGATGGCGCGCCTGGCGCGGGAGCAGCAGTTGGCGGTGGCGTTCTCCACCCATCAGCCCAACCATGCTCACGCGGTGGCCGATCGGGCTTTGCTGCTGGGCAAGGAAGGGCGTAGCCAGCTCGGTGCCTGCCGCGAGGTGTTAACGGCGCAATCCCTGTCGCCCTTGTTTGAACTGGCGATCGAACGGGTGCCGTTGACGGTGGCGGGCCGCCGTTACGCGACGCTGGTGCCGTTGTATCGCAGCCAATTGGAGCGACATGATGAGTGATATCCTGCTGTTTGCCGCCGGCAGCCTGCGGCTGGCGTTTGCGCCGCTGCTGTCGGCGTTTCAGCGCGACACCGGGCAAAAGGTCTCGGCGGAATTCGGCCCGGCGGGGCTATTGCGCCAACGGATAGAGAACGGTGAGCGGCCGCAGCTGTTCGCCTCGGCCAACGTGGCGCATCCGCAAAGGTTGGCGGATCTCGGTATCGCGGGCGCGGTGCAGATTTTTGCGCACAATCGGCTATGCGCCACGGTGCGCAACGTGCCGGCATTAACCGAGCGTCCGCTACCTGAGGTGTTGTGCGATCCGCGCTGGCGGCTTGCCACCTCGACGCCGGGAGCCGATCCCTCCGGCGATTATGCGCAGCGGCTTTTCGAACGCTGTGAACAATCCTGGCCGGGGCAAGGGGAAGCGCTGCGCCGGCGGGCGTTGCCGCTGGTTGGCGGGATAGATTCCGCACCGGTACCGGCGGGCCGACTGGCGGCGGAGTATCTGATAGCCAGCGGGCAGGCGGACATTTTTCTCGGCTACGCCAGCTATGCCCCGGCGTTGGCGGCCTACCCGACGTTGGTGGTGCGAACGTTGCCGCCGCCGCTGGACATCGAGGCGGATTACGGCCTATGCCTGCTGGATGAAGAAGCGCAGCGGTTGGCCGCATTTATCTTGAGCGAACAGGGGCAGGAAATATTGAGCCGGCACGGGTTTATGCGGCGCCAGGCATGACTCGCCGGGCCTGACGGCCCGGAGAATCTCACCAAAACAGCGGAGTGGTGTTTTCAGCTAAAAACGCCAGCAGCGTTTCGTTGACCGCCGTCGGGTTTTCTTTGTTGCTGATATGGCCGGCGTTGGGGATCAGCACATGCTGACAGCCGAGAAGATCCGCCATGCGCTGGCCTTCCGTCGGTGGACGCGGTTTATCCTGCGCGCCGGTGATGACGATACTGGCGGCGGTGATGTTTTCCAGCAGCGCCAGCTTGTCGGGGCGACCGAAGATCATCCTGCCCAGCGGCACGATGCTGTCGCGCAGCCGATCGGCGGGCAGGTTCTGCAGGTGGGCCAGCAATGGCTGTGACAGCGCATCGGGCACCTCGTCGGAATAGAACTGCGCGGCGATATATTCCAGCAGAGGCGACGTGATGGCACCGGCCTGTTCCACGGCGGCCAGCATGCCCATATAGCGCTGCCGTGCCTCCGGCGTTTCGTCGCCCAGGTAGCTGTCCAGCAGCGCCAACACTTTCACCCGCTCCGGTGCCAGCGCCGCCAGTTCCGCGCCCCACATGCCGCCGACGGACAGGCCGACGATGCCGAACTCTGCGATATCCAAATGATCCATCAGCGCCAAATGATCAGCGGCGATATCCGACAGGCTGTTTCGCTCAGGCGGCAGCGCCGGGGAGTCGCCGTGGCCCCACAGATCAGGCACGATCAGGCGGTAACGTTTGGCCAGCGCCTCGAACTGCGGTGCCCACATGTTCAGATCGAACAGATAGCTGTGGCCCAGCAGCAACGGAAAGCCTGAGCCCACGTCGAGATAATGCAGGGATTTGCCCATCGTTGGCATCTTGTCGGTTCCTTATATAAAGAGAGTTCGGCTGCTTATATCACACTCATATTCAACCTGCGGTATTAATTTACCTTAAATTACTTAGGTAAACCCTTATTTTTAATTTCTCTTGATAACAAGACGTCAATGAAAGGTGACGCTAAGGATAATATTCTGGTGACGATAAGCGCCTTGGTTTATGCTGGCGCTCCTTTCGGTATGGAATAGATAAACAGGACGTCGCGATGAAAAGACTTTTCAGACTATTAATTATTTTGCTTGCCATTTTGCTGCTGGCGGCGGTGCTGTGGTGGTTTTTCGGGCGCGGCAATCCGAATGCGCTGTGGCAAATCGTCAGCCAACAGTGCGTGCCTAATCAGCAGCAGAACAACGATCCGGCGCCCTGCTTAAAGGTTGATTTAACCGAGGGTTATGTGCTGTTCAAGGATAGCAAAGGCCCTTACCACGATCTGGTGATGCCGACTGAAAAGGTCAGCGGTATCGAGAGCCCGGCATTGCAGACGGAGCACGCGCCGCCTTATTTCGCTCAGGCCTGGAATAACCGTGAACATATATCCGGCGAGCTGGGTAAACCGTTAAAAGATGCGTGGATGTCTCTGGCGGTCAATTCGAAATATGGTCGCTCTCAGGATCAGCTGCATATTCACGTTGCCTGTTTGCGCCAGGATGTCTATAACGCGTTGGGTGAGCAGGCGCAGCAATTAGATCAACAGTGGCGGCCGCTGGCGGTGAAATTGGTCGGCCATCAATACCTGGCCAGAAAATTGGCGGGCACCGATTTAACCCAGGAAGATCCTTTCCGTTTGCTGAACAACTATGTGGTCGAACAGGGTGACAGCATCGGTAACTATGGCCTGGCGCTGGCGGTCAGCCCACAGGGCGAGATGCTGCTGTTGGCGAACCGTTTGAAGCTGACCGACCTGAATCTGGGCTCGGCCGGTGAAATTCAGGACTACC is part of the Serratia surfactantfaciens genome and encodes:
- a CDS encoding methyltransferase codes for the protein MQQAILPPQCDNQSILDITMNLYLYPAVLIAHRLGIFEFIAEYPRTLTDICFTAHLERRPAEALMTALQSLKLIIPIGGKLTLAPETESFLLKKSPHYFGYYWDLLYENSETFSLKNMECAIRKNTSQAYGEPEVFATHEFDAEKARQFTRAMHSLSIGSACVWPTRLPLAAHRVALDIGGASGAHAIGLVTHWPELMGIVFDLQEIGPLADDYARQYGLSSRITSCCGDMWQDPYPAADLHVYSNVFHDWRPDKNRFLAQKSYDALPVGGRIVIHEALFDDDGGPPTLAGYNLLMLSWTTQGRQYSGREISDLLRDVGFTTPQVIPSLGYYSIVTAQKPQA
- a CDS encoding ABC transporter substrate-binding protein → MFNSLPRLLLALALFSTAALADRQVTDQLNRQVTLPNHITRAVVLQHQTLNLLVQLDAMPQVVGVLSSWKKQLGPNYLRLAPTLATLPMPGDLTSVNIESLLGLHPQVVFVANYAPPEMIAQIERAGIPVVAISLRREAADQAGKMNPQLSDEDRAYTLGLQDGIRLIGEVMERQPQAEALIKDVIQQRALVAERLRDLPEDQRVRVYMANPDLTTYGAGKYTGLMMRHAGALNVAAKDIQGFKQVSIEDVLRWDPAVIFVQERYPDVVKQILTAPQWQPIDAVKNKRVYLMPEYAKAWGYPMPEAMALGELWMAKKLYPQRFADINLQQRVDAYYQRYYRATCCQSGQ
- a CDS encoding FecCD family ABC transporter permease; the encoded protein is MRLGWLALLTLCCALFSLGVGRFQVPMTHSLMILLEPFTGQHYAGIDAIQRQVILGVRVPRVLLAMGAGAALALCGAALQGVFRNPLVDPHIIGVSSGAAFGGTLAILLSLPLAALLLSAFVFGMAALLLIFTLTSAIARRNILSLVLAGVILSGFFSACVSLMQYLADTEEKLPSIVFWLLGSFATADRQKLLMLFVPLLLAGGLLLALRWRINLLSLGDEDAGALGINVERTRWLILTLCAAIVAAQVAVSGSIGWVGLVIPHVARRLVGPDHRRLLPASLCLGALYMLLIDDLARTLSSGEIPLGILTALIGAPLFALLLRRAQVRGWHD
- a CDS encoding ABC transporter ATP-binding protein, whose amino-acid sequence is MTDTLLAARGVSFAWPGEAPLFQHLDIQLRRGEVLAVLGPNGRGKSTLLQLLLGSLTPQSGEIERYGEIGFVPQHFSPPFAYRVLDIVLMGRARHVGLFRSPSAKDHRLAREALQTLGLQELAAREFGSLSGGQRQLVMIARALAMRCEVLILDEPTSALDLHYQDRVLSLMARLAREQQLAVAFSTHQPNHAHAVADRALLLGKEGRSQLGACREVLTAQSLSPLFELAIERVPLTVAGRRYATLVPLYRSQLERHDE
- a CDS encoding substrate-binding domain-containing protein translates to MSDILLFAAGSLRLAFAPLLSAFQRDTGQKVSAEFGPAGLLRQRIENGERPQLFASANVAHPQRLADLGIAGAVQIFAHNRLCATVRNVPALTERPLPEVLCDPRWRLATSTPGADPSGDYAQRLFERCEQSWPGQGEALRRRALPLVGGIDSAPVPAGRLAAEYLIASGQADIFLGYASYAPALAAYPTLVVRTLPPPLDIEADYGLCLLDEEAQRLAAFILSEQGQEILSRHGFMRRQA
- a CDS encoding alpha/beta fold hydrolase, which produces MGKSLHYLDVGSGFPLLLGHSYLFDLNMWAPQFEALAKRYRLIVPDLWGHGDSPALPPERNSLSDIAADHLALMDHLDIAEFGIVGLSVGGMWGAELAALAPERVKVLALLDSYLGDETPEARQRYMGMLAAVEQAGAITSPLLEYIAAQFYSDEVPDALSQPLLAHLQNLPADRLRDSIVPLGRMIFGRPDKLALLENITAASIVITGAQDKPRPPTEGQRMADLLGCQHVLIPNAGHISNKENPTAVNETLLAFLAENTTPLFW
- a CDS encoding CDP-diacylglycerol diphosphatase — encoded protein: MKRLFRLLIILLAILLLAAVLWWFFGRGNPNALWQIVSQQCVPNQQQNNDPAPCLKVDLTEGYVLFKDSKGPYHDLVMPTEKVSGIESPALQTEHAPPYFAQAWNNREHISGELGKPLKDAWMSLAVNSKYGRSQDQLHIHVACLRQDVYNALGEQAQQLDQQWRPLAVKLVGHQYLARKLAGTDLTQEDPFRLLNNYVVEQGDSIGNYGLALAVSPQGEMLLLANRLKLTDLNLGSAGEIQDYHCAVAGN